AAGCGCCCCGGTGTCTTTCAAAAACTCGGCGTAGCTGTGTATGGCATAGGCCAGACCCATCTTGTCGCGAATCTCGGAAAAGAGCCGGGAACTCATACCCTCTCCGAGGATCACGTTCAAAAGGCTCTCGGTGTAACGCCTGGGGTCAGCTATCGACAGGGCGGGCAGGGCCAGCAGGAAATGGTCCTGTTCGATATCCCTCGTCTCAGCGATCAGACGCTCGCCGTCAGTGCGGATGAACGGGGGAAAAGGCGGCGCGACGCTGGAACCCGGTTGCCAATCCCCGAATTTATCGTTGATCGCCGATAAAATATCTTTCCGGGCAACCCCGCCGGCGATGGCGACGACGGTGTTCTGCGGCAGGTAGTGTCGCGCCATATAACCGCCCATGTCATCGCGGGTAATCGCGCCTACCGATCTTTCAGTCCCGGCAATGTCGCGCCCCAGGGGGTGATCCGGCCACAGCACGGTGTCGATAAGCTGGCAGGCTTTCTGGTCGGGCTGGTCTTCCGACATGTGGATTTCCTCCACTATGACCTGCCGCTCTTTTTCGATGTCCGAAGGATCGAATTTTGAATGCAGCAACATATCGGAGAGCGTGTCAAGGGTAGACACAAAATGGTCGCGCGGCGCCTTGGCCCAATATACGGTTGTCTCCCGGTCGGTGCCTCCGTTCAAGATGCCGCCGATCCCTTCTATAGATTCCGAGATGGCGCGGGAGGTCGGTCTCTTCTCCGTTCCCCGGAACAAGACGTGTTCGATAAAATGGGAAATCCCGGAAATAGGCTCGGTTTCGTAACGCGAGCCGGTGCCGACGAAAAGGCAGATGGACACCGATAAAGTTTGCGGCATCTCCTGTGACAGCAATCTTAAACCGTTGGGCAATACAGTTTTATGGTACATCTCTAACCTCTGGAAATGATTGTACCCCGTTTATCGCGGAGGCCAAAACGGTATTGACCGGTCACGGCCGGGCGAAATTCCGGATTAGTCCGTTTACCCAGGCAAAGGGCATGCTGGGATAAACGTCCAGGTCAAGGTTCGAGCGTTCGCCTTTAACCATATGAAAATAACCGCAACTGGCGATTATGGCGGCATTATCGGTGCATAATGAAAGCGGCGGAATCGACACAGGGATTGGGGAATCTTCAATCATCTTCTCCCTTAGTCGGCTGTTGGCGGCGACACCCCCGGCAAGCAGGATCTGATTAACTCCGTGTTCTTCAGCCGCTGCCAGGGTCCTCTTGACCAATATTTTAACCACCGCCTCCTGAAAACTGGCGGCGGCATCGTTCGGAGAGGCAACCTGACCGGTTTCGGCCAACCGGTACAGCGCCGTTTTGAGCCCTGAGAAGCTGAAATCGAAGCTGCCCGGGATGATCCCCTTTGGCAATTTCAGCGTTACTTTCCCCGATTTGGCCGCCTTCTCGATAACCGGCCCGCCCGGATAGCCCAGGTTCAGCAGCCGGGCGGCTTTGTCGAAAGCTTCTCCGGCGGCGTCATCCCTGGTTCTGCCGATGAGTTGATAATCGCCGTGGTCTCTCATCAACACCAGGTCGGTGTGACCACCGGAAACGATAAGCGCCAGCGCCGGGAACCTCGGGGTTTGGCCGGGGGTCAACCAATTGGCATAAATGTGGCCTTCGAGGTGGTTGATCCCGATCAACGGTTTACCGGCGGCCATCGCGATGGATTTGGCGAAATTGACGCCGACCAGCAGGGATCCGGCGAGTCCGGGACCGCAGGTTACCGCCAATGCGTCGATCTGTTCCATTGTCAGAGAAGCGTCCCTCAGGCACTCTTTGAGCACCGGCACAATGGATAAGAGGTGCTGCCGGGAGGCGACTTCGGGCACTACGCCGCCGTAGCGGGAATGGATGTCCACCTGGGAAGCGACCTTGTTGCCTAGGATTTTGATCCCGTTCTCGACCACTGCAGCGGCTGTCTCGTCGCAGGAGGTTTCTATACCCAAAACTCGCATTGCATGATTATAACAGACCGGCGATAAACGTTTCAGTCAGGCATGCGCAATGCGAATAATGGTAATAATGAATATAAATACAAGAAATGAAGAGTAATACCTCGAAATATTTGTCATGGATCTACTAGAATCAGTTAGGAGATAGCCCCAGAATCGATAAGAATGGATGAGGATCAATTTGCTGATATTTAGGTTGGTGGGTTATTATAACTGGTGTTAGCAGTCTCGTGGTGAGACTGCTAAAATAATGAGGAAGAAAGACACTAAGAAGGAGGTATTCATGGCAATCAACGTGCAACCGCTGCAAAACTTCATCCTGGTGAAACCCGGTAAGAAGGAAGAAAGTCGCAGCGGCATCATCATCCCGGACACAGCCCAGGAAAAAGCCCAGGAAGGTGAAGTCGTCGCCGTAGGTCCCGGCCGACTGGGCAAAGACAACACCCGTGAGGTCATGGACGTAAAGGTCGGCGATTTCGTGATCTATCCCAAGTTCGGCGGCACTGAGGTCAAGGTTGACGGCATGGACATGGTTATCATGCCCGAAAATCAAGTCCTGGCCAAAAAAGTCTACTAATAAATACTTAAAAAACGATTAGGAGGAAAAGTGGCAAAGCAGATTATTTTCGGAGATCAGGTTAGAAAATCCCTGGCTCGTGGCATCAACACTCTTACCGATACCGTCAAAGTCACTCTCGGCCCAAAGGGTCATCCGGTTGCCCTATCTAAGCCCTGGGGCGCACCCACGGTCATCGACGATGGCGTCACCATTGCCCGCGACATCGACCTGCCGGATCCTTTTGAGAACATGGGCGCCCAGATCGTCAAGGAAGCCGCTTCCAAGACCAACGATGCCGCCGGAGACGGCACCACGACTTCCATCATGCTAGCCCAAGCCATCATCACCGAGGCATTCAAAAACATCACTGCCGGTTCCGAACCCATCGCTCTGAAGCGCGGCATCGAGAAAGCCACCGCCGCGATTGC
This is a stretch of genomic DNA from Dehalogenimonas etheniformans. It encodes these proteins:
- a CDS encoding co-chaperone GroES, with the protein product MAINVQPLQNFILVKPGKKEESRSGIIIPDTAQEKAQEGEVVAVGPGRLGKDNTREVMDVKVGDFVIYPKFGGTEVKVDGMDMVIMPENQVLAKKVY
- the tsaD gene encoding tRNA (adenosine(37)-N6)-threonylcarbamoyltransferase complex transferase subunit TsaD, translated to MRVLGIETSCDETAAAVVENGIKILGNKVASQVDIHSRYGGVVPEVASRQHLLSIVPVLKECLRDASLTMEQIDALAVTCGPGLAGSLLVGVNFAKSIAMAAGKPLIGINHLEGHIYANWLTPGQTPRFPALALIVSGGHTDLVLMRDHGDYQLIGRTRDDAAGEAFDKAARLLNLGYPGGPVIEKAAKSGKVTLKLPKGIIPGSFDFSFSGLKTALYRLAETGQVASPNDAAASFQEAVVKILVKRTLAAAEEHGVNQILLAGGVAANSRLREKMIEDSPIPVSIPPLSLCTDNAAIIASCGYFHMVKGERSNLDLDVYPSMPFAWVNGLIRNFARP
- a CDS encoding M16 family metallopeptidase; translation: MYHKTVLPNGLRLLSQEMPQTLSVSICLFVGTGSRYETEPISGISHFIEHVLFRGTEKRPTSRAISESIEGIGGILNGGTDRETTVYWAKAPRDHFVSTLDTLSDMLLHSKFDPSDIEKERQVIVEEIHMSEDQPDQKACQLIDTVLWPDHPLGRDIAGTERSVGAITRDDMGGYMARHYLPQNTVVAIAGGVARKDILSAINDKFGDWQPGSSVAPPFPPFIRTDGERLIAETRDIEQDHFLLALPALSIADPRRYTESLLNVILGEGMSSRLFSEIRDKMGLAYAIHSYAEFLKDTGALTVAASVDPDNLLKAIEAVIKELNLLKSTLTAQELAKAKELSKGRLALRLEDSRHVASWLGGQEILTAEVLTPEEVIKRIEKVTLDDLRDLADDLIREDRMRLSLVGPVADEKPLKNLIGAG